In Rahnella aquatilis CIP 78.65 = ATCC 33071, one DNA window encodes the following:
- a CDS encoding LysR family transcriptional regulator translates to MKLSELLAFVTVVETGNITQAAERLNRVQSSISHRIRSLEDNLDVTLLDRKTDGCTLTAQGQILYDYALKILNLADDCKNNIYHSKSSQLNIRIGIIECLPPYIVSSLIDLGHDLGWNIDISVGNTLSLLNAFDQNEFDAVIIGAGFSNTQHARSILLSSELVIITEKNYPTIQDISSLDGEVFLLSSKKCATTTRNYNVLFNEGHITPKRVVECGSYPVLFSSIAAGKGVSLVLRCSISSEVQNKIKIHELSGQFNDFKIELVYRTDSPYLDSTKFKGIMTSLFQDPRLHNIGY, encoded by the coding sequence ATGAAACTAAGTGAACTTCTTGCATTCGTGACAGTCGTGGAGACAGGGAACATAACCCAGGCAGCCGAGCGTCTAAATCGTGTGCAGTCGAGTATTTCCCACCGAATCAGGAGCCTGGAGGATAATCTGGATGTCACCCTTTTAGATCGTAAAACCGACGGGTGCACGCTGACTGCGCAGGGCCAGATACTTTATGACTATGCGCTTAAAATATTGAACCTCGCGGATGATTGTAAAAACAACATTTACCACTCAAAAAGCAGCCAGCTGAATATCCGTATTGGCATAATCGAATGTTTACCCCCCTATATTGTCAGCTCGCTGATCGATTTAGGTCATGATCTGGGCTGGAACATAGATATTTCGGTTGGAAATACCCTAAGCTTGCTCAATGCCTTTGACCAAAATGAATTTGATGCGGTAATAATCGGCGCGGGTTTTTCCAATACTCAACACGCACGCTCCATATTACTCTCCAGCGAACTGGTGATTATTACAGAGAAAAATTACCCGACCATTCAAGACATCTCCAGCCTTGATGGCGAAGTTTTTTTGCTCAGCAGCAAAAAATGTGCAACCACAACCCGTAACTATAATGTTCTTTTTAATGAAGGACATATCACACCAAAGCGGGTGGTAGAATGCGGCTCCTATCCCGTACTGTTCTCCAGCATTGCTGCCGGCAAAGGCGTATCGTTAGTTTTACGTTGTTCGATCAGCAGCGAAGTACAAAATAAGATAAAAATTCATGAACTCAGCGGTCAGTTCAATGACTTCAAGATAGAGCTTGTTTATCGTACTGATTCACCTTATTTGGATAGCACTAAATTCAAAGGCATAATGACCTCCCTTTTTCAGGATCCCCGGTTGCACAATATCGGTTATTAA
- a CDS encoding MBL fold metallo-hydrolase yields MNTNFPARDLGDITVTAVSDGYLQVDFGMLSNVDEEECREIQRSAQVSELNAVHINTFLVRQKGKNILIDSGAGGVKGWGGRLVANLDLLGIHPDNIDAVLLTHAHPDHIGGLLNAEGEAVFANAELVISSDEFNYLENDENFAAVSDRVKGSFLLARSIFKKYQKNLRLIDKGEVFPGVFAIPLKGHTPGHTGYRVEGSRDSLLIWGDIVHFPHIQLLKPDVAIAFDYDPQMAAETRCRMLEMVSSDRVLVGGMHFGEQGFGYIEKRQSGYGIVDFH; encoded by the coding sequence ATGAATACCAATTTTCCAGCAAGAGATCTCGGCGATATAACGGTGACAGCCGTCAGTGATGGCTATCTGCAAGTTGACTTCGGGATGCTTTCAAATGTGGATGAAGAAGAGTGCAGGGAAATTCAGCGCAGTGCGCAAGTCAGTGAACTCAATGCCGTTCACATTAACACCTTCTTAGTCCGTCAGAAGGGCAAAAATATCCTTATTGACAGTGGGGCGGGAGGGGTTAAGGGATGGGGGGGCAGACTGGTTGCCAATCTGGACCTGCTGGGGATACATCCTGACAATATTGACGCTGTATTGCTCACACATGCGCATCCCGATCATATTGGTGGGTTATTAAACGCAGAGGGTGAGGCTGTATTTGCTAATGCCGAACTGGTCATCAGCAGCGATGAATTTAATTATCTTGAAAACGACGAGAATTTCGCTGCTGTCAGTGACCGCGTAAAAGGTAGTTTCCTTTTGGCGCGAAGTATATTTAAAAAGTATCAGAAAAATCTTCGTCTCATCGATAAAGGCGAGGTATTTCCGGGTGTTTTTGCGATCCCGCTGAAAGGTCACACACCGGGTCATACGGGGTACCGGGTTGAGGGCAGCAGAGACAGCCTGTTGATTTGGGGGGATATTGTTCATTTCCCGCATATTCAACTGCTAAAACCAGATGTTGCCATTGCCTTTGATTATGATCCGCAGATGGCCGCAGAGACACGTTGCCGCATGCTGGAAATGGTGAGCTCAGACAGAGTGCTTGTCGGCGGTATGCATTTTGGCGAGCAAGGATTCGGTTATATTGAAAAACGTCAATCCGGATACGGGATTGTCGATTTCCACTAG
- a CDS encoding acyltransferase family protein encodes MNPAINREISIDAIRAGVNEPDISQSIMTEKLPSQPKLPSLTGSRFWAALLVFLFHSSLPSDLAPFSDPAIQHIYTVIVGKAGWLGVSYFFILSGFIMVWSSRDNDTVGDFYLRRFAKIYPTHCLTWAMAFVIGAMSLYQYKLWSSNLLLLNTWVDDVHYFFVGNRPSWSLCIEAMFYLSFPFLFRIMKTIPKKFDLPGLALVTAASLLVQIYIYIWVEPNKMMGAFPISQQHFWISYIFPPSRIFEFLAGMFAARLLMNGRMLVLTKTASFALLAAAYIGSMYIPYQFSMSVVFIIPVCLLITSIAGDDLKNRNTLLNTKTSVWLGEISYSFYMVHFLVLFYFLNLTAGRKFSLPEGIALIAVALVLSVSCASFLYKYFEVPMMKLILEKCRMKALVVLRKSA; translated from the coding sequence ATGAATCCTGCAATAAACAGAGAAATAAGTATTGATGCTATTCGCGCCGGCGTAAATGAACCGGATATCAGTCAGTCAATAATGACGGAGAAATTACCTTCACAGCCCAAACTTCCATCACTTACCGGAAGCCGATTCTGGGCCGCCTTATTAGTCTTTTTATTTCATTCATCATTACCCAGCGATCTTGCTCCCTTTTCTGACCCTGCCATACAGCACATTTACACTGTTATCGTGGGTAAAGCGGGTTGGCTCGGCGTTTCCTATTTCTTCATACTCAGCGGATTCATTATGGTGTGGTCTTCGAGAGATAACGACACCGTGGGAGATTTTTACCTGCGACGTTTTGCCAAGATTTATCCCACGCACTGCCTGACCTGGGCTATGGCGTTCGTTATTGGTGCCATGAGCCTATATCAATATAAACTCTGGTCATCAAACCTTTTGTTACTGAATACCTGGGTTGATGATGTTCATTATTTTTTTGTGGGTAACAGGCCCAGCTGGTCTCTTTGTATAGAAGCGATGTTTTATCTTTCTTTCCCTTTTCTTTTCAGAATAATGAAGACGATACCTAAAAAATTCGATTTACCCGGTTTAGCGTTGGTCACGGCGGCATCCTTGTTGGTTCAAATATACATTTATATTTGGGTTGAGCCGAACAAGATGATGGGGGCGTTTCCAATTTCGCAGCAACACTTTTGGATTTCGTACATTTTTCCTCCGTCACGCATATTTGAGTTTCTTGCCGGTATGTTTGCCGCCCGGCTGTTGATGAACGGTCGAATGCTCGTGTTGACGAAAACGGCTTCGTTTGCCCTGCTTGCAGCCGCTTATATCGGGTCCATGTATATCCCCTACCAGTTCAGTATGAGCGTGGTTTTCATCATCCCCGTTTGTTTGTTAATCACTTCGATTGCGGGTGATGATTTAAAAAACCGCAATACACTGTTAAACACTAAAACGTCGGTGTGGTTAGGAGAGATATCCTATTCATTCTATATGGTTCATTTCTTAGTACTCTTTTATTTTTTGAATCTCACGGCAGGAAGAAAGTTTAGCTTGCCGGAAGGGATTGCGCTTATTGCCGTTGCGTTAGTTTTATCTGTTTCATGTGCCTCTTTTTTATATAAATACTTTGAAGTGCCCATGATGAAGTTAATTCTGGAGAAATGCCGAATGAAAGCATTAGTCGTTCTGCGTAAATCTGCATAA
- a CDS encoding peptidylprolyl isomerase encodes MNRRLFIGGSLGLCAGAVMLPAALKGVRDQGNVIEMQLASGTVSIRLFPDLAPVHVERIKALVQARFYDGMPFNRVIKGFMAQTGDPVKETGLDYMRLPTLTAEFNSLPFERGTLGMARSRHPHSASHQFFITSARAGFLDHNYTAFGKVTHGMELIDQLRAGSSEIGTVLNPDVIKSMRLATIRSV; translated from the coding sequence ATGAATCGTCGGTTATTTATTGGCGGAAGTCTGGGCTTATGCGCAGGTGCTGTAATGCTTCCTGCTGCGTTAAAAGGGGTAAGGGATCAGGGAAATGTTATTGAGATGCAACTGGCGAGTGGAACAGTGAGCATTCGCTTATTTCCCGATTTGGCTCCGGTGCATGTTGAACGCATAAAAGCGCTGGTGCAGGCCAGGTTTTATGATGGTATGCCGTTTAACCGGGTCATAAAAGGCTTTATGGCGCAAACCGGTGACCCGGTAAAAGAGACGGGTCTGGATTATATGCGGTTACCGACGCTGACCGCAGAATTTAACAGCCTGCCTTTTGAGCGAGGTACCCTCGGCATGGCCAGATCACGACATCCGCACAGTGCCAGCCATCAGTTTTTCATCACCTCCGCCAGGGCCGGTTTTTTAGATCACAATTACACGGCTTTCGGGAAGGTAACCCATGGCATGGAGTTAATTGACCAGCTCCGCGCCGGGTCTTCCGAAATAGGTACGGTGCTTAATCCGGATGTCATAAAAAGCATGCGATTAGCCACTATCCGGTCCGTTTAA
- a CDS encoding bifunctional 2-methylcitrate dehydratase/aconitate hydratase, translated as MAQAGFDEVMVDLVDYAYEQTTFDNETLRLARFCLLDSIGCAIAASADHDCQRLMGSAQFSKSQEGVPVVGTGLRLGPIEAAFHLGSMIRWLEFNDTWLAQEWGHPSDNLGAILAAAAWHSLADGNQPPATMTAVLNTMIRAYEIHGVLCLSNCFNALGIDHVVLVKVASAIASAQLLGLSKDQALSALSNAIIDGHSLRTYRHAPNAGTRKSWAAGDATARGLQLALFAQTGEMGYPTALTVSRWGFDDAVLRGKPFNLSRNLSDFVIKNILFKVPNPAEYHAQTAVEAAINLRERILAAGFTPESIEYVRVETTRPAMQIIDKSGPLNNAADRDHCLQYMVAVGLQTGNLTIKDFHEPLASDPQLDALRLKITCTERPSFTESYYDPDKRAIPNALFLKCHGMTEELSETIEYPLGHVRRREECFGALLTKFHLNLSDSPLRDRSSILAETLISESKLDAMSVTDLLKMFAWD; from the coding sequence ATGGCGCAAGCAGGATTTGATGAGGTAATGGTTGATCTGGTTGACTACGCCTATGAGCAGACAACCTTTGATAATGAAACGTTACGTCTGGCGCGTTTCTGCCTGCTGGACTCGATAGGTTGCGCGATTGCCGCTTCTGCCGACCATGACTGCCAAAGGCTGATGGGCAGCGCTCAGTTCAGCAAGAGCCAGGAGGGTGTCCCGGTTGTCGGTACCGGACTCAGACTGGGACCGATCGAGGCAGCCTTTCATTTAGGTTCGATGATCCGCTGGCTGGAGTTCAATGACACATGGCTTGCGCAAGAGTGGGGGCATCCGTCCGATAATCTGGGGGCTATTCTGGCCGCCGCAGCCTGGCACAGTCTGGCTGACGGTAATCAGCCGCCCGCTACGATGACAGCCGTCCTGAATACGATGATCCGTGCCTACGAGATCCACGGCGTGCTGTGTCTGTCGAACTGTTTTAATGCACTGGGTATCGACCATGTGGTGTTGGTGAAAGTGGCTTCTGCGATTGCCTCAGCCCAACTGCTCGGCTTGTCAAAAGACCAGGCACTGAGCGCACTGTCCAACGCTATTATCGACGGCCACTCTCTCAGAACCTACCGGCATGCGCCAAATGCAGGTACCCGTAAGTCATGGGCCGCCGGGGATGCCACGGCGCGCGGCCTGCAGTTGGCGCTGTTCGCGCAAACCGGCGAAATGGGTTATCCCACGGCGCTGACGGTCAGCCGGTGGGGATTCGATGACGCTGTTTTGAGAGGCAAACCCTTCAATTTGTCGCGCAACCTGTCAGATTTTGTCATTAAGAATATTTTGTTCAAAGTCCCCAATCCTGCTGAATACCACGCCCAGACTGCTGTAGAAGCGGCCATTAACCTTCGGGAGCGGATACTGGCAGCCGGGTTCACACCTGAGAGTATCGAGTATGTGCGGGTGGAAACAACCCGACCGGCGATGCAGATTATTGATAAATCAGGGCCGCTGAATAACGCCGCAGACCGCGATCACTGTCTCCAGTACATGGTTGCCGTGGGGCTTCAGACCGGAAATCTGACAATTAAGGATTTCCACGAACCGCTCGCCAGCGACCCTCAGCTGGATGCATTGCGATTGAAAATTACCTGCACTGAACGCCCTTCCTTTACAGAGAGCTACTACGACCCCGATAAGCGCGCCATTCCTAATGCACTCTTTCTGAAATGTCATGGAATGACTGAAGAGCTCTCCGAAACTATTGAATATCCGCTGGGTCATGTTCGTCGCCGTGAAGAATGTTTCGGGGCGCTGCTGACGAAATTCCATCTGAATCTGTCGGACAGCCCGCTGCGTGACCGCTCCTCTATTCTGGCGGAAACCCTGATTTCAGAATCGAAGCTTGATGCTATGTCCGTCACTGACCTCCTGAAAATGTTCGCCTGGGACTAG